The following are encoded in a window of Gossypium raimondii isolate GPD5lz chromosome 13, ASM2569854v1, whole genome shotgun sequence genomic DNA:
- the LOC105782751 gene encoding probable xyloglucan endotransglucosylase/hydrolase protein 28, with amino-acid sequence MVMKLPYLGSCLFLVFFSLVSIVASGSGKGLPILSFDEGYNQLFGDDNLVIHRDGKAVHLSLNERTGSGFVSQDLYLHGYFSASIKLPADYTAGVVVAFYMSNGDMFEKNHDEIDFEFLGNIRGKNWRIQTNIYGNGSTSAGREERYNLWFDPADDFHHYTILWTASHIIFYVDNIPIREFKRTAEMGGDFPSKPMSLYATIWDGSDWATNGGKYRVNYKYAPYVAEFSDLVLHGCAVDPIEFSSKRCDGTQSWEQLTTSITPSQRSKMDSFRRKHMTYSYCYDQTRYKIALPECVINPREAERLKKFDPVTFGGGRRHHGKRHHHMRASRSEADSI; translated from the exons atggtgatgAAGTTACCTTATCTGggttcttgtttgtttttggttttttttagtCTGGTTTCTATTGTTGCTTCTGGGTCTGGAAAAGGGCTCCCAATTCTTTCATTCGATGAAGGATATAATCAGTTGTTTGGGGATGATAATCTAGTTATCCATAGAGATGGTAAAGCTGTTCACTTGTCTTTGAACGAAAGAACAG GGTCGGGGTTTGTGTCACAAGACCTTTACTTGCATGGTTACTTCAGTGCTTCAATAAAGTTACCTGCTGATTACACTGCTGGAGTTGTGGTTGCTTTCTAT ATGTCAAATGGTGATATGTTCGAGAAGAACCATGATGAAATAGATTTTGAGTTCTTGGGTAACATTAGAGGAAAAAATTGGAGGATTCAGACCAATATTTATGGCAATGGAAGCACCAGTGCTGGCAGAGAAGAGAGATACAATCTCTGGTTTGATCCTGCTGATGATTTCCATCACTACACTATTCTCTGGACTGCTTCTCACATCAT ATTTTATGTAGACAATATCCCCATTAGAGAGTTCAAAAGAACAGCTGAAATGGGTGGAGATTTCCCCTCTAAGCCAATGTCATTGTATGCTACAATATGGGATGGATCTGATTGGGCTACTAATGGTGGCAAATATAGAGTCAATTACAAATATGCTCCTTATGTAGCGGAATTCTCCGATTTAGTCTTGCACGGCTGCGCAGTTGATCCAATCGAGTTTTCATCCAAGAGGTGTGACGGCACGCAAAGTTGGGAACAACTCACAACCAGTATCACCCCATCACAAAGAAGCAAGATGGATAGCTTTAGGAGGAAGCACATGACATACTCTTACTGCTATGACCAAACCAGATACAAGATTGCTCTTCCGGAGTGTGTGATCAATCCCCGAGAAGCTGAAAGACTGAAGAAGTTTGACCCTGTCACGTTTGGAGGAGGCAGGCGCCACCATGGGAAACGACACCACCACATGCGAGCAAGCCGGTCTGAGGCTGATTCCATCTGA
- the LOC105782753 gene encoding zinc finger CCCH domain-containing protein 3: MPLGKYYCDYCDKQFQDTPAARKRHLQGLQHLRAKAQWFHSQNAQDLYQTSVPPFSKGVCNRFLNTGFCQYGDNCKYFHPNNDSRTPNPPLSTAPPGGVEGNGNGMTISWGNLPPSLKPPPEAGYPPLPFVDWG; encoded by the exons atgCCGCTAGGGAAGTATTACTGCGACTATTGCGATAAGCAATTTCAAGACACTCCTGCTGCTCGAAAACGCCACTTGCAGGGCCTCCAGCACCTCCGTGCCAAAGCTCAATGGTTCCACTCCCAAAACGCCCAAG ATCTTTATCAAACTTCGGTACCACCCTTTTCGAAAGGCGTCTGCAATCGCTTCCTTAATACA GGATTTTGCCAGTACGGAGATAACTGTAAATACTTCCATCCCAACAATGATTCTCGGACCCCAAATCCTCCACTTTCAACTGCACCACcag gtgGTGTAGAGGGAAATGGAAATGGTATGACAATATCGTGGGGTAATCTGCCCCCATCCTTAAAGCCCCCACCTGAGGCTGGATATCCACCTCTTCCTTTTGTGGATTGGGGAtaa